A region from the Fusobacterium sp. IOR10 genome encodes:
- a CDS encoding flavodoxin, whose product MKKIGIFYGTNTGKTEAVVDEIEFNLKKVDYETINVKNGIEKIKEFENIIMVTPSYGVGEPQEDWVKNLEELKKINFENKKIALVGLGNQFAFGESFVGGMKVLYDIVKENKGEIIGLTSSEGYSFEESEAVINNKFVGLALDENYQDNETPDRIYEWIKEIKK is encoded by the coding sequence ATGAAAAAAATAGGAATTTTTTATGGGACAAACACAGGGAAAACAGAAGCAGTTGTAGATGAAATAGAATTTAATTTAAAAAAAGTTGATTATGAGACTATAAATGTAAAAAATGGAATAGAAAAAATAAAAGAATTTGAAAATATAATAATGGTAACTCCTTCTTATGGAGTAGGGGAACCTCAAGAGGATTGGGTTAAAAATTTAGAAGAATTAAAAAAAATAAATTTTGAAAACAAAAAAATAGCTCTAGTTGGATTGGGAAATCAATTTGCCTTTGGTGAATCCTTTGTAGGAGGAATGAAGGTATTATATGATATTGTAAAAGAAAATAAAGGTGAGATTATAGGATTAACTTCTAGTGAAGGATATTCTTTTGAAGAAAGTGAAGCAGTAATAAATAATAAATTTGTAGGGCTAGCTTTAGATGAAAATTATCAAGATAATGAAACACCAGATAGAATATATGAATGGATAAAGGAAATAAAAAAATAG
- the rplU gene encoding 50S ribosomal protein L21 produces MYAVIKTGGKQYKVAEGDVLRVEKLNAEVNETVEITDVLLVANGEDLKVGTPLIEGAKVAVEILNQGKGEKVINFKYKPKTGYHRKKGHRQLFTEIKITSINA; encoded by the coding sequence ATGTACGCAGTTATAAAAACTGGTGGTAAACAGTACAAAGTTGCAGAAGGTGATGTTTTAAGAGTTGAAAAGCTTAATGCTGAAGTTAACGAAACTGTAGAAATTACTGATGTTCTTTTAGTGGCTAATGGTGAAGATTTAAAAGTTGGAACTCCATTAATCGAAGGAGCTAAAGTTGCAGTTGAAATTTTAAACCAAGGAAAAGGTGAAAAAGTTATTAACTTCAAATACAAGCCTAAAACAGGATACCATAGAAAAAAAGGTCACAGACAACTATTTACTGAAATCAAGATCACATCAATTAACGCATAG
- a CDS encoding Hpt domain-containing protein: MSILKELNNNGCDVKGALDRVLGDEELYIICLKKFVADEGFENLGKFIEEKDIEKAFNESHTLKGVAGNLGLTPLYDLLVIIVEKLRNNSLMGVYEDYKKMMKFYNEIKKISKDNV, encoded by the coding sequence ATGTCTATTTTAAAAGAATTAAATAATAATGGATGCGATGTAAAGGGAGCTTTAGATAGAGTTCTAGGGGATGAGGAATTATATATTATTTGTTTAAAGAAATTTGTAGCTGATGAAGGTTTTGAAAACCTAGGTAAATTTATTGAAGAAAAAGATATTGAAAAAGCTTTTAATGAAAGCCACACTTTAAAAGGTGTAGCTGGAAATTTAGGATTAACACCCTTATATGACTTATTAGTTATAATTGTTGAAAAATTAAGGAACAATTCTTTAATGGGAGTTTATGAGGACTATAAAAAAATGATGAAATTTTATAATGAAATAAAAAAAATAAGTAAAGATAATGTATAA
- a CDS encoding ThiF family adenylyltransferase: MRFQRERNLIGEENFNKLKESNVIVFGVGGVGGFVVESLVRGGIGKLTVVDFDSIDITNINRQIIATDKTIGKNKVQVVVERMKEINPDLIIRGIKEKYSNETRELFFDEDYDYIVDAIDIVTSKLDLVEMAKEKNISIISSMGTGNKINPMMLEVADINKTSVCPLARVMRKELKKRRINKLKVLYSKEKAIKPSNVENNREKSVNVGSISFVPSVAGLIIASEVIKDICRIKNINGKIERK, encoded by the coding sequence ATGAGATTTCAAAGGGAAAGAAACTTAATAGGAGAGGAAAACTTCAACAAATTAAAAGAATCCAATGTGATAGTTTTTGGAGTTGGAGGAGTTGGAGGATTTGTAGTAGAATCACTAGTAAGGGGAGGAATTGGGAAACTTACAGTGGTTGATTTTGATTCTATAGATATAACAAATATCAATAGACAAATAATAGCAACTGATAAGACAATAGGAAAAAATAAAGTACAAGTTGTTGTAGAGAGAATGAAAGAAATAAATCCAGATTTAATTATTAGAGGAATTAAAGAAAAATATTCAAATGAAACAAGAGAGCTTTTTTTTGATGAAGATTATGATTATATTGTAGATGCAATAGATATAGTAACATCAAAATTAGATCTAGTAGAAATGGCAAAGGAAAAAAATATATCAATAATATCTTCCATGGGAACAGGAAACAAAATAAATCCTATGATGTTAGAGGTTGCAGATATAAATAAAACTTCAGTTTGTCCACTAGCTAGAGTAATGAGAAAAGAATTAAAAAAAAGAAGAATAAATAAATTAAAGGTACTATATTCAAAGGAAAAAGCCATAAAGCCATCTAATGTAGAAAATAATAGAGAGAAAAGTGTAAATGTTGGGAGTATATCCTTTGTGCCTTCAGTTGCAGGGCTTATAATAGCAAGTGAAGTTATAAAAGATATTTGCAGAATAAAGAATATTAATGGTAAAATAGAAAGGAAGTAA
- a CDS encoding ribosomal-processing cysteine protease Prp, with protein sequence MTKIEIFRKNGRIIKYKATGHAEYNEYGSDIVCAALSTTLQFPLAGFQDVLEIYPRFELSSDGLISVDLDNMDLNGKEREVHTLLESMVVVLIELSKNYPKNIKLVEKEEF encoded by the coding sequence ATGACTAAGATCGAGATTTTTAGAAAAAACGGTAGAATTATCAAGTATAAAGCTACTGGACATGCAGAATATAATGAATACGGTTCAGATATAGTGTGTGCAGCACTTTCTACTACATTACAGTTCCCCCTAGCGGGATTCCAAGATGTTTTAGAAATCTATCCTAGATTTGAATTATCTTCTGATGGTCTTATATCTGTCGATTTGGACAATATGGACTTAAATGGTAAAGAAAGAGAAGTGCATACTCTTTTGGAAAGCATGGTGGTAGTTTTAATAGAGCTATCAAAGAATTATCCAAAAAATATAAAGCTTGTAGAGAAGGAGGAATTTTAA